The sequence below is a genomic window from Bacillus sp. S3.
TCCATGAGTAACCATTTCTGTCTTTTTAATAAACTCATTCATGGAACCTTTACCCTTTTGTATTTGTTCTAAGAATCGTTCCATTCGACCGGTGGTTAAAACTGAAGTTAAATAGTTGTTATCTCCTAACGCTTCAATCAGAAGCCTTCCTTCAGGCAGGATATAAACTAGATTCTTTTTAATGTCTATGTAGCGGGAAGATACTGTTTGTATAATACTGGCCCTTGTTGCTTCAGTACCCAGTGATAATTCGCTGTTCTTAAAGTCTTCTCTTTCTTTTATATAAAAAGCTGCGTTGCTCATTATACTTACAAGGTCCCCTTGCGAAAAACGAGCTGGTGCGCTGGTCATTCCTTCTTTTAACTCAAGGGATAAAACTACCCCACTTTCACCTTCAACAACAGGAGGCAAAATATTTACTTCCTTATCTTCAGACTTTTCATAGGAAGTCTGTCCATTATATACTGCTTTCCATCCTTCCTGTTTTACTTTCTTACCCTTACTCTTAAATGTAAAGCGGTTTTGTACAGCCGTAATTACTTCGCTTGCATCGAAAATATAATCAGGATAATGAGCAGCAATGACGGATTTTGCTATAAGGTCGTATATGACTTGCTCCCCTTTTGGAAGAGAAGAAAGATTCACTTTTTCTTCGGTAAGGCATAATGCGTAATGGTCAGAAACTTTTGTTTCATCCACAAACCTTTTATCACTAGAAATACTCCTAGATGCACATTTAACAAGCTCTTTATATACCTCTATTTCTGAGAGGTTTTTTAAAATGGTAGGAATCCATTCAGCTTCACCAGGAGTTAAATGTTTACTATCCGTCCGAGGATAGGTAATTAGAGATTTATCATATAATGATTGTGCTATAGCTAATACATTAGCTGGCGACATTCCGTACAGTCGATTTGCTTCCATCTGAAGCGCGGATAAGTTATAGAACTGAGGAGGCCTGACTTTCTTTTCTTCATTCTTAACAGAGTAAATCTGTGCTTCACTTGATTCACAAAAACCAATGAGAGCTTTTGCAGCATCCTGGTCAAAGATATGGTCTGAATCCATGTTGAACCATTTTCCGGTTAATTTCTTATCCCCAAATTGAAACTCAGCAATACAATCCCAATATGCCTCTGGTTTAAATTTCTCAATTTCTAATTCCCTTTGATAAATAATGCCTACTAAGGCTGTTTGGCACCTGCCGGCACTAAAAAGTTTATTAATGCCTTTTTCTTTCATTAGGACCGTTAATGCGCGAGTTGAAGATATTCCTAACAACCAATCTGCCCGCTGTCTTGCAAGGCCTGCCTTGTAGTACCCTTGATAATGATTGTTGTCTTTCATATTTTGAAAGGCTTTAATCACACTATCTTTGG
It includes:
- a CDS encoding type IA DNA topoisomerase, which encodes MGIVLVCAEKPDQAKKLSAPFNHQHKGDHIAIAPCPVFPDGAIVISACGHILQAFDPIDYDESLKNWTLESLPIIPSEFKLKVDQSKKSFFNSFKKYLKEPRISFVVNAGDPGVEGQLLIDEVLYYLGNKKPVKRLWTTSLTKDSVIKAFQNMKDNNHYQGYYKAGLARQRADWLLGISSTRALTVLMKEKGINKLFSAGRCQTALVGIIYQRELEIEKFKPEAYWDCIAEFQFGDKKLTGKWFNMDSDHIFDQDAAKALIGFCESSEAQIYSVKNEEKKVRPPQFYNLSALQMEANRLYGMSPANVLAIAQSLYDKSLITYPRTDSKHLTPGEAEWIPTILKNLSEIEVYKELVKCASRSISSDKRFVDETKVSDHYALCLTEEKVNLSSLPKGEQVIYDLIAKSVIAAHYPDYIFDASEVITAVQNRFTFKSKGKKVKQEGWKAVYNGQTSYEKSEDKEVNILPPVVEGESGVVLSLELKEGMTSAPARFSQGDLVSIMSNAAFYIKEREDFKNSELSLGTEATRASIIQTVSSRYIDIKKNLVYILPEGRLLIEALGDNNYLTSVLTTGRMERFLEQIQKGKGSMNEFIKKTEMVTHGVIQQLKHDSKNWNFQDYIKIIQEAEIIGKCKLCGEPVFDKGNYFGCSGYKKNGCEFKISKTILGKAISTENAKNILNKGHTNLIKGFKKKGTDKTFDAIIEWNENKKSITFSFPK